One Bacteroidales bacterium genomic window carries:
- a CDS encoding MBOAT family protein, translating to MNDFLRNIFLFNQDAPLIFTRFYFWAFFAIVMALYSVIHQKKKPRNAYLFLVSLFFYYKTSGIFFLLLIFSTIADFFIGRGIYNSEIKLKRKLLVALSVTINLGVLVYYKYSGFFTESFNYLLGIELEPVDLLAKWTNQFTGTHFTIDKIILPVGISFFTFQTISYSVDIYRKKLKPVNSIIDFGFYVSFFPQLVAGPIVRASEFIPQLYKKYNITKAEFGIAIFMILNGLIKKLVIADYIAVNFVDRVFSNPLTYGGLENLMGIYGYSIQVYCDFSGYTDVAIGVALLMGFRLPVNFNSPYKALHTGEFWKRWHISLSSWLRDYLYIPLGGNRKGKVRTNFNLMLTMLLGGLWHGASWQFVIWGGLNGVGLIVYKYWRKISPFKDSKTWAVRFYAIFLTFNFITVTRIWFRSESMQAVNGIMHQISNAFDFSQIGEIIIAYKNIFALMLIALIIHWLPVNVKNSYKQIFINFPQWAKAATVIIAVFVIWQARTAGLQPFIYFQF from the coding sequence ATGAATGACTTTTTAAGAAATATATTCCTTTTTAATCAAGACGCACCGTTAATATTTACACGGTTTTATTTTTGGGCATTCTTTGCGATTGTTATGGCTTTATATTCAGTCATACACCAAAAGAAAAAGCCCAGAAATGCATATTTATTTTTGGTAAGCCTGTTTTTTTATTACAAAACAAGCGGAATATTTTTCTTATTATTAATATTTTCCACAATTGCAGATTTCTTTATCGGAAGAGGAATTTACAATTCAGAAATCAAATTGAAACGAAAACTTCTGGTTGCTTTGAGCGTAACTATAAACCTCGGAGTTCTTGTCTATTATAAATATTCCGGTTTTTTTACTGAAAGCTTTAATTATTTGCTTGGTATTGAATTAGAACCTGTTGACCTTCTTGCTAAATGGACTAATCAATTTACCGGAACTCATTTTACGATAGATAAAATTATCTTACCTGTCGGAATTTCATTCTTCACTTTTCAAACAATAAGCTATTCGGTTGATATATACAGAAAAAAATTAAAACCGGTTAACAGTATCATTGACTTTGGTTTTTATGTATCTTTTTTTCCGCAATTGGTAGCCGGTCCCATTGTCAGGGCATCAGAATTCATACCGCAATTATACAAAAAATATAATATAACAAAAGCTGAATTCGGTATAGCAATCTTTATGATTCTCAACGGGTTAATAAAAAAATTGGTTATTGCCGATTATATTGCCGTAAACTTTGTAGATCGAGTCTTTAGTAATCCTTTGACATATGGCGGACTTGAAAACTTAATGGGAATTTACGGATATTCCATCCAAGTATATTGTGACTTTTCAGGTTACACAGATGTAGCAATCGGAGTGGCATTATTGATGGGATTCAGATTACCTGTAAACTTCAATTCACCGTATAAAGCTTTGCATACCGGTGAATTCTGGAAACGATGGCATATTTCTCTGTCTTCGTGGTTAAGAGATTACTTGTATATTCCGCTCGGCGGTAACAGAAAAGGAAAAGTAAGAACTAACTTTAACTTAATGCTTACTATGCTGTTAGGCGGATTGTGGCACGGCGCAAGTTGGCAATTTGTTATATGGGGCGGATTAAACGGTGTTGGTTTGATAGTATATAAATACTGGCGAAAAATCAGCCCTTTCAAGGACAGCAAAACGTGGGCAGTTAGATTTTATGCAATATTTTTAACATTTAATTTTATTACTGTAACAAGAATTTGGTTCAGATCAGAAAGCATGCAAGCAGTAAACGGAATTATGCACCAAATATCAAATGCTTTCGATTTTTCACAGATAGGAGAGATAATTATTGCTTATAAAAATATATTTGCATTAATGTTAATTGCATTAATTATACATTGGTTGCCCGTAAATGTTAAAAATTCATATAAACAAATATTCATCAATTTTCCTCAATGGGCAAAAGCTGCTACTGTCATCATTGCCGTATTTGTTATTTGGCAAGCCAGAACTGCCGGTTTGCAACCGTTTATTTATTTCCAATTTTGA
- a CDS encoding DUF5063 domain-containing protein produces MSSEKENNLPDKLIYTKEVIEFVTVANEYCVLLESLETLTREQFIEETYKILTLLHLKALTLPKPKDISNVETETFMNEADWHFIDTGISTKLGSLETFNDLREPIIPDNPVNISISECLTDTYQDLKDFTQLYQIGNEDAVTEGLWECKNNFEQIWGPRIIIVMKEFHNLIYGDNDLSEEEKTSQKLNPKGENWIDDIFEN; encoded by the coding sequence ATGTCATCCGAAAAAGAAAACAATTTACCCGATAAACTAATCTACACTAAAGAAGTTATAGAATTTGTAACTGTTGCTAATGAATATTGTGTGTTATTAGAAAGTTTAGAAACTTTAACCAGAGAACAATTTATTGAAGAAACATATAAGATTTTGACTTTGCTTCATCTTAAAGCATTAACCCTTCCAAAACCTAAGGATATATCAAATGTTGAAACTGAAACTTTTATGAATGAAGCTGATTGGCATTTTATTGATACCGGCATCAGTACAAAACTCGGTTCTTTGGAAACATTTAATGATTTGAGAGAGCCAATAATACCTGATAATCCTGTAAACATAAGCATTTCGGAATGCTTAACAGACACTTACCAAGATTTAAAAGATTTTACACAATTATATCAAATCGGAAATGAAGATGCTGTAACGGAAGGACTGTGGGAATGCAAAAATAACTTTGAGCAAATTTGGGGTCCGAGAATTATTATTGTTATGAAAGAGTTTCACAACCTTATCTACGGAGATAACGATCTTTCAGAAGAAGAAAAAACTTCTCAAAAATTAAATCCTAAAGGTGAGAATTGGATTGATGATATTTTTGAAAATTAA
- a CDS encoding amidohydrolase, whose amino-acid sequence MSLKVTIIQANLIWENVEENLKYFSEKIKSLKEETDLIVLPEMFATGFSMKPNKFSKFANMQTKWLSEHALMKNAVITGSIIREVKGNFYNCLIWMKPDGTYDIYNKRHLFSFAGEDQYYAQGEKQLITNLKDWKIKPLICYDLRFPVWSRNKNDYDILIYVANWPEARIEAWKTLLFARAIENQAYVIAVNRVGDDGNGIAHSGDSLIIDPKGNVICDFEAFKEGIKTVELNYNALLTFRKKFPASNDADSFMINC is encoded by the coding sequence ATGAGTTTAAAAGTAACAATAATTCAAGCAAATTTGATTTGGGAGAATGTTGAAGAAAATTTAAAATATTTTTCAGAAAAGATTAAATCATTAAAAGAAGAAACTGATTTAATAGTTTTACCGGAAATGTTTGCAACCGGATTCTCAATGAAACCCAATAAGTTTTCAAAGTTTGCAAATATGCAAACTAAGTGGCTTTCAGAGCATGCCCTAATGAAGAATGCTGTTATAACCGGCAGTATTATCAGAGAAGTGAAAGGAAACTTTTATAATTGTTTAATTTGGATGAAACCCGACGGAACTTATGATATTTATAATAAACGACATTTGTTTTCATTTGCCGGAGAAGATCAATATTACGCACAAGGAGAAAAACAATTAATTACAAATTTGAAAGATTGGAAAATAAAGCCTCTTATATGTTATGATCTGCGTTTCCCCGTTTGGAGCAGAAATAAAAATGATTATGATATTCTTATATATGTTGCCAATTGGCCTGAAGCAAGAATTGAAGCATGGAAAACACTATTATTTGCCAGAGCAATTGAAAATCAAGCATATGTGATAGCAGTTAACAGAGTAGGGGATGACGGTAACGGTATTGCTCATTCAGGTGATTCCTTAATAATTGATCCTAAAGGGAATGTTATATGTGATTTTGAAGCTTTTAAAGAAGGTATTAAGACTGTTGAATTAAATTATAATGCACTTCTGACATTTCGAAAGAAATTTCCGGCTTCAAACGATGCTGACAGCTTTATGATTAACTGTTAA
- a CDS encoding GxxExxY protein encodes MTENDLSFKIRGVAYEIHKELGPGLLESVYEEIMYYELRQLGLKVDRQKAIPVVWKDIKMEHGFRADLIVENKVIIEIKSVETIAKVYYKILGTYVNLTGFKLGILINFNEYNINDGIKRYINGVIDK; translated from the coding sequence ATGACTGAAAATGATTTGTCTTTTAAAATTAGAGGTGTAGCATATGAAATACATAAAGAGTTAGGTCCCGGTTTGCTTGAGTCAGTTTATGAAGAAATTATGTATTATGAATTAAGACAATTGGGTCTAAAAGTTGACAGACAAAAAGCAATTCCTGTTGTTTGGAAAGATATAAAAATGGAACATGGTTTCAGAGCCGATTTAATTGTAGAAAATAAAGTAATAATTGAAATAAAATCTGTTGAAACAATAGCAAAGGTTTATTATAAAATATTAGGGACATATGTAAATTTAACAGGTTTCAAACTTGGTATACTTATTAATTTTAATGAATATAATATCAATGACGGAATCAAAAGATATATTAATGGTGTTATTGATAAATAG
- a CDS encoding 1-acyl-sn-glycerol-3-phosphate acyltransferase translates to MGAVSKFIGKSFFKIIGWKLVGEVPDVPKYVCVLAPHTSFWDMIWGKMYNWAFGMKPKIMIKKEFFFFPMGVLLRLWGAVPINRKYPGGIVNQMADEYKKTEKMILAITPEGTRSPNPNWKTGFYRIAQAANVPIYLTLSDFKSKTAGFIGEFKITGNMEKDIKAIKEHYKGMEGLYKGKFKI, encoded by the coding sequence ATGGGAGCTGTATCAAAATTTATCGGAAAATCTTTTTTTAAAATAATTGGTTGGAAATTAGTAGGAGAAGTTCCTGATGTACCAAAGTACGTTTGTGTTCTTGCACCGCATACAAGTTTCTGGGATATGATTTGGGGCAAGATGTATAATTGGGCATTTGGAATGAAACCTAAGATCATGATTAAAAAGGAATTTTTCTTTTTTCCTATGGGGGTACTATTAAGGCTTTGGGGAGCTGTTCCGATTAACAGAAAATATCCGGGTGGTATTGTAAATCAAATGGCTGATGAATATAAAAAAACTGAAAAAATGATATTAGCAATAACTCCGGAAGGGACTCGTTCTCCTAATCCGAATTGGAAAACCGGTTTTTACAGAATTGCTCAAGCAGCAAATGTGCCAATATATCTTACTCTTTCTGATTTTAAATCCAAAACAGCAGGGTTTATCGGTGAATTTAAAATTACAGGTAATATGGAAAAGGATATTAAGGCAATAAAAGAGCATTACAAAGGTATGGAAGGTCTTTATAAAGGGAAATTTAAGATTTAA
- a CDS encoding DUF1848 domain-containing protein, which produces MLNSHSPIIISASRATDIPALYGDWFINRLKEGYVIRQNPFNGKKYKISFDKTQLIVFWTKNPEPFFDKLEYLNKYYPNYYFQFTLNDYGKNIETNLPNLNKRIDTFIELSEKIGKEKVIWRFDPLLLTDKIYVDDLINKIDGTAEKIHNYTNKLVFSFINIEQYKKVQRKIKKSGNNIYEFNNDNKEEFAKKLAKLNRKYNFELATCAENINFTDYGICKNKCIDDNLIKKLFSENEALMNMINQKRNLKDKGQRKECRCIISKDIGQYNTCTHSCVYCYAVSSKISALKNYQKLNLI; this is translated from the coding sequence ATGCTCAATTCTCATTCTCCGATAATAATTTCAGCAAGCAGAGCAACAGACATTCCGGCTTTGTATGGTGATTGGTTTATTAACAGACTAAAAGAAGGATATGTAATAAGGCAAAATCCGTTTAACGGTAAAAAATATAAAATTTCATTTGATAAAACACAATTGATCGTTTTTTGGACTAAAAATCCGGAACCGTTTTTTGATAAATTAGAATATTTAAATAAATACTATCCTAATTATTATTTTCAATTTACTTTAAATGACTACGGCAAGAATATTGAAACAAATCTCCCGAATTTAAATAAACGGATTGATACATTTATTGAATTATCAGAAAAAATCGGAAAAGAAAAAGTTATATGGAGATTTGATCCTTTACTTCTTACTGATAAAATATATGTTGATGATTTAATAAATAAAATTGACGGCACAGCCGAAAAAATACATAATTATACGAACAAATTAGTATTTAGTTTTATTAATATTGAACAATACAAGAAAGTTCAAAGGAAAATAAAAAAATCAGGGAATAACATTTATGAATTCAATAATGATAATAAAGAAGAATTTGCAAAAAAACTTGCAAAATTAAACCGAAAATATAATTTTGAATTAGCAACTTGTGCAGAAAACATTAACTTTACAGACTATGGTATCTGTAAAAATAAATGTATTGATGATAATCTGATTAAAAAACTTTTCTCCGAAAATGAAGCATTAATGAATATGATTAATCAAAAAAGAAATTTAAAAGACAAGGGTCAAAGAAAAGAATGCAGATGTATCATAAGTAAAGATATTGGTCAATATAATACTTGTACACATTCTTGCGTTTATTGTTATGCCGTAAGTTCAAAAATATCAGCATTAAAAAATTATCAAAAACTTAATTTAATATGA
- a CDS encoding gliding motility-associated C-terminal domain-containing protein, translated as MKNLIIIIFSFLSLQVFATHNRAGEITYEYISGNTYRITLITYTYTPSAANETRDYLTMIWGDDTQSEIQRISIEYLPDEIQKNTYIGTHTFPGTGVYQMVMSDPNRNEGIVNIPESVTVVFTIKTTLKIDPEIGPNNTPVMLNPPVDKAALNQRFIHNPNAFDPDGDSISYKLTVCLGNNGLPIPGYTFPEADNELYVDEITGDFVWDAPVQIGEYNVAMEIEEWRNGIKIGSIIRDMQIEVEETDNNPPIIANLPDYCITAGEFLTFDVTATDPDGDNITLTASGGPFEFDNNPAQFPEVIGSSPVTGTFEWNTLCEHIRQQPYNVLFRAEDDNPEVGLTDYENVMIEVVAPAPENLNVNPTSNSVILNWDNYQCQNAEGFKIYRRNGSFPYTPGDCETGIPAGSGYILAGTVNNPADVSFTDNNNDIGLAQGYEYCYRIIAYFLDNAESYVSNEACTELIKASPVITETSVNYTDLQNGSIHLRWMQPTEFDTGIYPGPYKYVVESNEGQVWENFSNPIDIFGITDTTYTDTLINTQDSSWSYKVTLFSQNGSNWDQVGSPSHSSSVFIEGIPGDRKMTVIINDNTPWTNKQYVIYRKKSDENCNSNTLSYDSITTTSSLEYTDRNLKNDTSYWYVVKSIGEYDLDFIPKPLINFSQEACLTPQDTTPPCPVNLTLETDCDLFQNYLYWTINLSCAPDIDNFLIFYSDSYTGEFQLIDTIYDNEVRAYIHAPTESLGACYVVSVQDSAGNYISPDQLTRVCIDECYYYELPNVFTPNGDGINDLFIPYPYKFVEKIDMTIYNRWGNPVFETEDPDINWGGIDFESNKPVSDGVYYYVCDVYERRLSGIEVRNIAGFIRIFANTGNTGKE; from the coding sequence ATGAAAAACTTAATCATTATAATATTTTCTTTTTTATCTCTGCAAGTATTTGCTACTCATAACAGAGCAGGTGAAATTACTTATGAATACATTTCGGGTAATACATACAGAATTACTTTGATTACTTATACATATACTCCCAGTGCAGCAAATGAAACTCGAGATTATCTAACGATGATATGGGGTGATGATACCCAATCTGAAATTCAAAGGATAAGTATTGAATATTTACCTGATGAAATTCAAAAAAACACATACATCGGAACACACACTTTTCCCGGAACAGGAGTTTATCAAATGGTAATGTCAGACCCCAACAGAAATGAAGGTATTGTTAATATTCCAGAATCTGTAACAGTAGTTTTTACTATTAAAACAACACTTAAAATAGACCCTGAGATAGGCCCTAATAATACTCCTGTAATGCTAAATCCTCCTGTTGACAAAGCAGCTCTAAATCAAAGGTTTATTCACAACCCAAATGCATTTGACCCTGACGGAGACAGTATTTCATACAAGTTAACAGTTTGTCTGGGAAATAACGGACTTCCCATACCCGGTTATACTTTTCCGGAAGCCGATAATGAGTTATATGTTGATGAAATAACAGGTGACTTTGTTTGGGATGCACCTGTTCAAATAGGAGAATACAATGTAGCAATGGAAATTGAAGAATGGCGTAACGGTATTAAAATCGGCAGTATTATAAGAGATATGCAAATTGAAGTTGAAGAAACTGATAATAATCCTCCAATTATTGCAAACTTACCTGATTATTGTATTACTGCAGGAGAATTCTTAACTTTCGATGTAACAGCAACTGATCCTGACGGTGATAATATTACATTAACTGCTTCAGGCGGTCCTTTTGAATTTGACAACAACCCTGCACAATTTCCCGAAGTAATCGGATCCTCTCCGGTAACCGGTACTTTTGAATGGAATACACTCTGCGAACATATTCGTCAACAACCTTATAATGTATTATTCCGAGCAGAAGACGATAATCCGGAAGTCGGCCTGACTGATTATGAAAATGTAATGATAGAAGTTGTAGCTCCTGCGCCTGAAAATCTTAATGTTAATCCAACTTCTAATTCGGTTATACTAAATTGGGATAATTATCAATGTCAAAATGCTGAAGGATTCAAAATATACAGGAGAAACGGCTCTTTCCCGTACACACCCGGTGATTGTGAGACCGGTATTCCGGCAGGTTCCGGATATATACTTGCAGGTACAGTCAATAATCCGGCAGATGTAAGTTTTACTGATAATAATAACGATATCGGATTAGCACAAGGTTACGAATATTGTTATAGAATTATTGCATATTTTTTAGATAATGCTGAAAGCTATGTATCAAATGAAGCCTGTACCGAACTTATAAAAGCATCACCTGTTATAACAGAGACTTCCGTAAATTATACAGATTTGCAAAACGGCAGTATTCATCTAAGATGGATGCAACCAACAGAATTTGATACCGGAATATATCCCGGACCATATAAATATGTTGTTGAATCTAACGAAGGACAGGTTTGGGAAAACTTCTCAAATCCGATTGACATCTTCGGAATAACAGATACAACATATACTGACACATTAATTAACACACAAGACTCATCTTGGTCTTATAAAGTTACTTTATTCAGCCAAAACGGAAGCAATTGGGATCAAGTAGGAAGCCCTTCACACAGTTCATCTGTTTTTATTGAAGGAATTCCCGGAGACAGAAAAATGACTGTTATAATAAACGATAATACACCATGGACTAACAAGCAATACGTTATTTACAGAAAAAAATCTGATGAAAATTGCAATTCGAATACATTATCTTATGACTCAATAACAACAACTTCATCTTTAGAATATACTGATCGTAATTTGAAAAATGATACAAGTTATTGGTATGTAGTAAAAAGCATAGGTGAATATGATTTAGATTTTATTCCGAAACCTTTAATAAATTTCTCTCAAGAAGCTTGTCTTACTCCACAGGACACAACACCTCCTTGTCCGGTAAATTTAACACTTGAAACAGACTGTGATCTTTTTCAAAATTATCTGTATTGGACAATCAACCTTTCATGTGCCCCTGATATTGATAACTTCTTAATATTTTATTCCGACAGCTATACCGGAGAATTTCAACTTATAGATACTATTTATGATAATGAAGTAAGAGCATACATTCACGCTCCGACTGAATCACTTGGTGCATGCTACGTAGTTTCAGTACAGGATTCAGCAGGAAATTATATTAGTCCTGATCAATTAACAAGAGTTTGTATTGACGAATGTTACTATTATGAATTGCCTAATGTATTTACGCCAAACGGCGACGGCATTAACGACCTTTTTATACCATACCCTTATAAATTTGTTGAAAAAATTGATATGACTATCTATAACAGATGGGGGAATCCTGTTTTTGAAACCGAAGATCCGGATATTAATTGGGGCGGAATTGATTTTGAAAGCAATAAGCCGGTATCTGACGGAGTATATTATTATGTATGTGATGTATATGAAAGAAGGTTATCCGGAATAGAAGTGAGAAATATTGCGGGTTTTATAAGAATTTTTGCAAATACCGGAAACACCGGAAAAGAATAA
- a CDS encoding tetratricopeptide repeat protein, with protein MKITIILLFSFLYINTMSQVSADDLYMNAIVLSKNSDNEKAIEALNKAKISDNSNEKIYFLLGECYYNNFEYKTAADNFNKSYKLKNNNALYKIAECYSQLDKPYKSVEYLKLYLETKDKLLKSEIRSNKAFRNIEDSKAWINLWKEKHYNNYEKKLDDAKYLISKEDYANAFNILDKLLIKNNKRYRALEMRGDILNHTSDYKNAAKDYLAASGIKKKNIRYKIKAADAWFKAEKYKRSFELYKLIIEENPFEIDILINKARTELFLSENSNAQNTITSYLKHFPEDPTALNISGMIFYSEKDYINALIKFNLCLKIDQSKPEYFINRGDTYSAVKMFENAVYDYSMALDLNPKQAEVYYKRGITNLNINKNESCNDFKEALRMNYHKANDYIVRHCK; from the coding sequence ATGAAAATAACTATCATACTGTTATTCAGTTTTTTATATATAAACACAATGTCCCAAGTATCGGCAGATGATTTATATATGAACGCAATTGTTTTGTCAAAAAACAGTGATAATGAAAAAGCAATTGAAGCATTGAACAAAGCAAAAATATCTGATAATTCTAATGAGAAGATATATTTCTTACTGGGAGAATGTTATTATAATAATTTTGAATATAAAACAGCAGCAGATAATTTTAACAAATCCTATAAATTAAAAAATAATAATGCATTATATAAAATTGCTGAATGTTATTCTCAATTAGATAAACCATATAAATCTGTTGAATATTTAAAATTATATTTGGAGACAAAAGATAAACTGTTAAAATCTGAAATCAGATCAAACAAAGCTTTTAGGAATATTGAAGATTCAAAAGCTTGGATAAATTTATGGAAAGAAAAGCATTACAATAATTATGAAAAAAAGTTAGATGATGCAAAATATCTCATAAGTAAAGAAGATTATGCTAATGCTTTCAATATTCTTGATAAATTATTGATTAAAAACAATAAAAGATACAGAGCGCTCGAAATGAGAGGAGATATTTTAAATCATACCTCCGATTATAAAAATGCCGCTAAAGATTACCTTGCTGCTTCCGGTATTAAGAAAAAAAATATAAGATACAAAATTAAAGCAGCTGATGCTTGGTTCAAAGCCGAAAAATATAAAAGGTCTTTTGAACTTTACAAGCTGATTATTGAAGAAAACCCTTTTGAAATTGATATATTAATTAATAAAGCAAGAACAGAACTGTTTTTATCCGAAAATTCCAATGCCCAAAATACAATAACAAGTTATTTAAAACACTTTCCCGAAGATCCTACAGCATTAAATATATCCGGAATGATTTTTTATTCTGAAAAAGACTATATAAATGCTTTAATCAAATTTAATCTTTGTCTTAAAATTGATCAATCAAAACCGGAATATTTTATAAACAGAGGTGATACATATTCTGCTGTTAAAATGTTTGAAAATGCCGTATATGATTATTCCATGGCATTAGATCTCAATCCTAAACAAGCTGAAGTATATTATAAAAGAGGAATTACAAATTTGAATATCAATAAAAATGAATCATGCAACGATTTTAAAGAAGCATTGAGAATGAATTATCATAAAGCAAATGATTATATTGTAAGGCATTGCAAATAA
- a CDS encoding aminotransferase class I/II-fold pyridoxal phosphate-dependent enzyme — protein sequence MNKKIWLSSPHMSGNEIKYINDAFENNWIAPLGPNVDGFEKDLQNYLNIDYAAALSSGTAALHLALILLDVKRDDEVIVSSFTFSASVNPIIYQSAKPIFIDSEKDTWNMDPQLLEDAIKSRINKGKKPKAIIVVHLYGMPAKMDEILNIANKYDIPVIEDAAESLGSKYKGKATGTLSMFGIFSFNGNKIITTSGGGALVSNNKELTEKARFLATQARDEAPHYQHSQIGYNYRMSNIAAGIGRGQMHVLNSRVEKRREINNRYKDALSEREGIEFLNELNADYYSNFWLTTIIIDKEKIGKNKKDILNTLNANNIESRPVWKPMHLQPVFKNYLSFTNGVSESLFNTGLCLPSGSNLEQKDQDKIIKLIID from the coding sequence ATGAATAAGAAAATATGGCTGTCTTCTCCGCATATGAGCGGTAATGAGATAAAATATATTAATGACGCTTTTGAAAATAATTGGATAGCACCTCTGGGTCCGAATGTTGACGGATTTGAAAAAGATTTGCAAAATTACTTGAATATAGACTACGCAGCAGCATTAAGTTCCGGAACAGCAGCTCTTCATTTGGCTCTGATTCTTTTGGATGTTAAAAGAGATGATGAAGTTATTGTTTCAAGTTTCACATTTTCGGCAAGTGTTAATCCGATAATTTACCAAAGTGCTAAACCTATCTTTATTGACAGTGAAAAAGACACTTGGAATATGGATCCGCAATTATTGGAAGATGCAATAAAAAGCAGAATTAATAAAGGAAAAAAACCTAAAGCAATAATAGTTGTTCATTTATATGGTATGCCGGCAAAAATGGATGAAATCCTTAATATTGCAAATAAATATGATATCCCTGTAATTGAGGATGCTGCAGAATCCCTCGGAAGCAAATATAAAGGAAAAGCAACAGGAACACTTAGTATGTTTGGTATTTTCTCATTTAACGGAAATAAAATCATTACAACTTCCGGCGGCGGTGCATTAGTTTCAAATAACAAAGAATTAACAGAAAAAGCAAGATTCTTGGCAACTCAAGCAAGAGATGAAGCTCCGCATTATCAACATTCACAAATCGGATATAATTACAGGATGAGCAATATTGCAGCGGGAATAGGAAGAGGGCAGATGCATGTACTTAATTCCAGAGTTGAAAAAAGAAGAGAAATAAATAATAGATATAAAGATGCTTTAAGCGAAAGAGAGGGTATTGAGTTCTTAAATGAATTAAATGCAGATTATTATTCAAATTTTTGGTTAACTACAATTATTATTGATAAAGAAAAAATCGGTAAAAACAAAAAAGACATTCTTAATACACTGAATGCCAACAATATTGAATCGAGACCTGTTTGGAAACCTATGCATTTGCAACCGGTGTTTAAAAATTATTTAAGTTTTACAAACGGAGTTTCAGAATCATTATTCAATACAGGTCTTTGTTTACCGTCAGGTTCAAATTTGGAACAAAAAGACCAAGATAAAATTATAAAATTAATTATAGATTGA
- a CDS encoding O-antigen ligase family protein has product MGNIVASVICIVHAIYQSVDYNEGSLFFNSINEDENNYFRYSLLSVFHHPAYFSMYIVFSIAVLFYLKSNDVLFNTNKKKVLFYLIVGFFLVMVYFLSSRAGIFTAFILIVWKILLYVKKHKRLLIKLFSVVIIIAGIIVLSQNSRIIRTYYDVKNTFIKGKEYESYPARLVLWESAVKVTEENFWLGTGTGDAQEKLSEIIKKGNFKNDEISFLNAHNQFLETFMSSGLIGFLILLMIVLYSFYYAVKAKNELFILFLILIVINLIFESMLNTIAGIVFLCYFLNYFIFVHSVPVKK; this is encoded by the coding sequence TTGGGAAATATTGTTGCTTCTGTAATTTGTATTGTTCATGCTATATATCAATCTGTCGATTATAATGAAGGCAGTTTGTTTTTTAATTCAATAAATGAAGATGAAAATAACTATTTTAGATATTCTTTGCTTTCAGTCTTTCATCATCCGGCATATTTCAGTATGTATATTGTGTTTTCGATTGCTGTGTTGTTTTATTTGAAAAGCAATGATGTTTTATTTAATACAAATAAGAAAAAAGTATTATTTTATTTAATAGTTGGTTTTTTTTTAGTTATGGTTTATTTTTTATCATCAAGAGCCGGAATTTTTACAGCTTTTATATTAATAGTATGGAAAATTCTACTTTATGTTAAGAAGCACAAAAGACTTTTAATTAAACTGTTTAGTGTTGTTATTATTATTGCCGGAATTATAGTTTTATCTCAAAACAGCAGAATAATAAGGACATATTATGATGTAAAAAATACATTTATTAAAGGAAAAGAATATGAATCTTATCCTGCAAGATTGGTATTATGGGAATCAGCAGTAAAAGTGACAGAGGAAAATTTTTGGTTAGGAACCGGAACAGGTGATGCTCAAGAAAAACTTTCGGAAATAATAAAAAAGGGTAATTTTAAAAATGATGAAATAAGTTTTCTTAATGCACATAATCAATTTCTGGAAACTTTTATGTCATCAGGTCTAATAGGTTTTCTTATTTTATTAATGATAGTTTTATATAGCTTCTATTATGCTGTAAAAGCAAAAAATGAATTATTCATTTTATTCTTAATATTAATTGTAATTAACTTGATATTTGAATCAATGTTAAATACAATAGCAGGCATTGTATTTCTCTGCTACTTTTTGAATTATTTTATTTTTGTTCATTCAGTTCCTGTAAAAAAATAA